The genome window AGGGTGCCGGGATAAATACCGCAAGCCGTATAGTGAATGAGGGGGTAGAGGTGGTCCTTACCGGTAGAATGGGCCCCAAGGCCTTTGATGTGCTTAGGGCTGCGGGCGTAAAGATCATTTCCGGGGTATCAGGTACTGTGGGCGAGGCGTTAGATGGTTTTTTGAAAGGTGATTATCAAGAGTCAAGCGGCCCTGATAATCCAGGGCATTTTGGAGGTGCAGGTATGGCTATGGGTAGAGGTATGGGTGGCGGCAGAGGCCGTTGTAGGGCCTTCATGACAGGCATGGGCATTGCGGTCGATCGTTTTATGGGTGGGTGCCTCGGCTTAGGGAGGGGCATCGGCATTAGGGCCCGAAGACGGGACTTTTCCTGTCTGAGGGGTGTGGATAGGGGTATCGGTATGATCAGTGGCCGAAGACGCGGTGTTTTCTTTCCAAAAGGCGTTTAGCCGATGGAGATCGCCGTTGCAAGCGGAAAGGGCGGGACTGGCAAAACCACTGTGGCGGTCAGTTTGGCACTGTGCGCTGAAGGCGTATCAGTGCTCGCTGATTGTGACGTCGAGGAGCCGAACTGCCATATCTTTTT of Dissulfurimicrobium hydrothermale contains these proteins:
- a CDS encoding NifB/NifX family molybdenum-iron cluster-binding protein, with protein sequence MKVAVSAKGQDMSAMIDPRFGRADYLLIIDASSRKMLKVIDNRGSQNAAQGAGINTASRIVNEGVEVVLTGRMGPKAFDVLRAAGVKIISGVSGTVGEALDGFLKGDYQESSGPDNPGHFGGAGMAMGRGMGGGRGRCRAFMTGMGIAVDRFMGGCLGLGRGIGIRARRRDFSCLRGVDRGIGMISGRRRGVFFPKGV